One stretch of Pongo abelii isolate AG06213 chromosome Y, NHGRI_mPonAbe1-v2.0_pri, whole genome shotgun sequence DNA includes these proteins:
- the DDX3Y gene encoding ATP-dependent RNA helicase DDX3Y, producing the protein MSHVVVKNDPELDQQLANLDLNSEKQSGGASTASKGRYIPPHLRNREASKGFHDKDSSGWSCSKDKDAYSSFGSRDSRGKSGYFSERGSGSRGRFDDRGRSDYDGIGNRDRPGFGRFERSGHSRWCDKSDEDDWSKPLPPSERLEQELFSGGNTGINFEKYDDIPVEATGSNCPPHIENFSDIDMGEIIMGNIELTRYTRPTPVQKHAIPIIKGKRDLMACAQTGSGKTAAFLLPILSQIYTDGPGEALKAVKENGRYGRRKQYPISLVLAPTRELAVQIYEEARKFSYRSRVRPCVVYGGADIGQQIRDLERGCHLLVATPGRLVDMMERGKIGLDFCKYLVLDEADRMLDMGFEPQIRRIVEQDTMPPKGVRHTMMFSATFPKEIQMLARDFLDEYIFLAVGRVGSTSENITQKVVWVEDLDKRSFLLDLLGATGRDSLTLVFVETKKGADSLEDFLYHEGYACTSIHGDRSQRDREEALHQFRSGKSPILVATAVAARGLDISNVRHVINFDLPSDIEEYVHRIGRTGRVGNLGLATSFFNEKNMNITKDLLDLLVEAKQEVPSWLENMAYEHHYKGGSRGRSKRFSGGFGARDYRQSSGSSSSGFGASRGSSSRSGGSGYGNSRGFGGGGYGGFYNSDGYGGNYNSQGVDWWGN; encoded by the exons ATGAGTCATGTGGTGGTGAAAAATGACCCTGAACTGGACCAGCAG CTTGCTAACCTGGACCTGAACTCTGAAAAACAGAGTGGAGGAGCAAGTACAGCGAGCA AAGGGCGCTATATACCTCCTCACTTAAGGAACAGAGAAGCATCTAAAG GATTCCATGATAAAGACAGTTCAGGTTGGAGTTGCAGCAAAGATAAGGATGCATATAGCAGTTTCGGGTCTCGAGATTCTAGAGGAAAGTCTGGTTATTTCAGTGAACGTGGAAGTGGATCAAGGGGAAG ATTTGATGATCGTGGACGGAGTGACTATGATGGTATTGGCAATCGTGACAGACCTGGCTTTGGCAGATTTGAACGGAGTGGACATAGTCGTTGGTGTGACAAGTCAGATGAAGATGACTGGTCAAAACCACTTCCACCAAGCGAACGCTTGGAGCA AGAACTGTTTTCTGGAGGAAACACTGGGATTAACTTTGAGAAATACGATGATATACCAGTAGAGGCAACCGGCAGTAACTGTCCTCCACATATTGAGAAT TTTAGCGATATTGACATGGGAGAAATTATCATGGGGAACATTGAACTTACTCGCTATACTCGTCCTACTCCAGTGCAAAAACATGCCATTCCTATTATTAAGGGAAAAAGAGACTTAATGGCTTGTGCCCAAACAG gATCTGGGAAAACTGCAGCATTTCTTTTACCCATACTGAGTCAGATATATACAGATGGTCCAGGAGAAGCTTTGAAGGCTGTGAAG gaaaatgGAAGGTATGGGCGCCGCAAACAATATCCAATATCCTTGGTTTTAGCCCCAACAAGAGAATTGGCTGTACAGATCTATGAGGAAGCCAGAAAA TTTTCCTACCGGTCTAGAGTTCGTCCTTGTGTAGTTTATGGTGGTGCTGATATTGGTCAGCAGATTCGGGACTTAGAACGTGGATGCCACTTGTTAGTAGCCACTCCAGGACGTCTAGTGGATAtgatggaaagaggaaagattGGATTAGACTTCTGCAA GTACTTAGTGTTGGATGAAGCTGATAGGATGCTGGATATGGGATTTGAACCTCAGATACGTCGTATAGTTGAACAAGATACTATGCCACCAAAGGGCGTTCGTCACACCATGATGTTTAGTGCTACTTTTCCTAAGGAAATACAG ATGCTTGCTCGTGACTTTCTGGATGAATATATCTTTTTGGCTGTAGGTAGAGTAGGCTCTACCTCTGAGAACATCACACAGAAAGTAGTTTGGGTGGAAGACTTAGATAAACGGTCATTTCTGCTGGACCTTTTAGGTGCAACAG GGAGGGATTCACTGACTTTAGTGTTTGTGGAGACCAAAAAGGGAGCAGATTCCCTGGAGGATTTCTTATACCATGAAGGATATGCTTGTACTAGTATTCATGGAGACCGGTCACAGAGAGATCGAGAGGAGGCCCTTCACCAGTTTCGCTCGGGAAAAAGCCCAATTCTAGTGGCTACAgct GTGGCAGCACGAGGACTAGACATTTCAAATGTGAGACACGTTATCAATTTTGATTTGCCAAGTGATATTGAAGAATATGTGCATCGTATTGGCCGTACAGGACGTGTAGGAAACCTGG GCCTTGCCACCTCattctttaatgaaaaaaatatgaatattacaAAGGATTTGTTGGATCTTCTTGTAGAAGCTAAACAAGAAGTGCCTTCTTGGTTGGAAAATATGGCTTATGAACACCACTACAAGGGTGGCAGTCGTGGACGATCTAAAAG ATTCAGTGGAGGATTTGGTGCCAGAGACTATCGACAAAGTAGTGGTTCCAGCAGTTCTGGCTTTGGTGCTAGTCGTGGAAGCAGCAGCCGCAGTGGTGGAAGTGGTTACGGCAACAGCAGAGGATTTGGTGGAG GTGGCTATGGAGGCTTCTACAATAGTGATGGATATGGAGGAAATTATAACTCCCAGGGGGTTGACTGGTGGGGCAACTGA